The Terriglobales bacterium genome contains a region encoding:
- a CDS encoding VOC family protein, translating into MELMSEPLGSCYDEPRNPMMFPAPVPEIPAANVDKAAAYYVNTLGFTFDWGNDQGGIAGISRGNCRLFITNRSFRESHGNLGPILFWLNLDSKAEVDKLFAQWKAAQAKIVSEPEDKPWKLREFMAADLDGNLIRVFYDFRGDT; encoded by the coding sequence ATGGAACTCATGTCAGAGCCGCTTGGCTCATGCTACGATGAACCCCGCAACCCCATGATGTTCCCCGCTCCTGTCCCGGAAATCCCCGCGGCCAACGTCGACAAAGCCGCAGCCTACTACGTCAACACGCTGGGCTTCACCTTCGATTGGGGGAACGACCAAGGCGGCATCGCCGGCATCTCCAGGGGCAATTGCAGACTGTTTATCACCAATCGCTCCTTCCGAGAGTCCCACGGCAACCTAGGCCCTATCCTTTTCTGGCTCAATCTCGACAGCAAGGCTGAGGTGGACAAACTCTTCGCCCAGTGGAAGGCCGCGCAAGCCAAGATCGTTTCCGAGCCTGAGGACAAACCGTGGAAGCTGCGCGAGTTCATGGCCGCCGATCTTGATGGCAACCTCATTCGTGTCTTCTATGATTTCCGGGGCGACACGTAA